In Halobacteroides halobius DSM 5150, the genomic window TATAATATAAATGTAAAGTATAATTTAATAAAGGAGTGATATTATGTCAGATGATGAAGTGTTATCCCAAGATGAGATAGATGATCTAGTAAATGATCTTGTAGATGATGATTAATAGTCATCGTATAAAACTATTTATCCCTCCTGACAATATATAGCAATCGTGATATTTAAATGATATATTACATTAAAAGTTAAGTTAAATAACAGGAATTAATAATAGTTTGTAAGGGGGGATAATAAATTATTGGTCTATTAATCTTCATCATTGTCCTCAACTATATCAATAGTTTGACTTTCGTCACTATCTTTAGAGAAAAATTGAATTCTACCAGTAGCAATCAACTTTTTTAATCGTCCCTTAGTTATTTTTTTGATATAAGGTCTAGTAAAAGGTAAAATACAAGCAAAACCACTTATATCAGTTAATAAACCTGGTGTGATTAATAAAACGCCACCGATTAATATCAATAAACCATCTACTACACTATCTGCTGGCATTCTACCTTGAGATAAAGAATAATTTATCTTTTTAATAACAGCAGTACCCTGCTTTTTAGCTAGACCAGCTCCTAACATCCCCGTAATACCTACTAAACCTATAGCTAACCAACTACTTAAATGAATACTTATTTGAATTAACAAAAATAACTCTACCAATGGAATAATGGTAAATAAGATAACAAGTTTAAGCACTATACCCCTCCTAGATCCAGATTTTAATACTTAGTTATATGTATATTCAGCATCTTAAAAAAAGTTCATGGCAATAAAAACCAAAAAGATATAAAGCAGGTGAAATTTATTTTTTAAAGAATAAATTATATAGGTAAGGAGGAGTTATGTTAAAACAGAAGTCATGGTTAATATTAGGACTTATAATAGGTATAGTAATAACTGTTATATTTGCCAGTGGACTGTTAAAAGACTTAGAGTTGGTCACCTATGATTATAGATTATTGTTTAAAAGTTTATTTACTGTAAATAGACAAGATAAAATAGTCATTGTAAAAATAGATCAATTTTCTCTTGATAAATTAGGGGGGTGGCCTTGGCCTAGAAGATATCATGCCCAATTAATTAAAATATTAAATCAAGCAGGGGCCAAGTTAATCGGCTTTGATATCTTATTTGATCTTCCTTCAACAGCAAAGGAAGATCAACAATTAAAAAAAGCAGTTAGTAAAGCCCAGAATGTTTTTTTACCGTCTACTTTAGATTTACAAGTAGTTAAGACTTTAACAGATGAAGAGATTAATATCCAACAAATAAATACTCCACTGACTAAATTTAAAAGAGTTGCTGCCGGAGGAGGTTATCTTAATTTATTACCTGATAGAGATGGTAAGATCAGACGCCTTACTATAATTAATACTAAAAAGATTTCTCCTTTTAGTATTAATTTGGCCCGTAGTTATAATAATGTTAGTATAGATTTAAAGAAGCAAGATTTATTGATTAATTTTCATTACCAGACAGACTACTTCAAACAAATTTCATATAGTAAAGTATTAAATGGTAATTTTACTACAGGAACCTTTAAAGATAAAATCGTACTTATAGGGGCTACAGATGATGCTTTACAAGATTACTTAATGACTCCTTTAGCTTTAATTAAAGGTTTTATTCCTGGGATTATAGTACAAGCAGAAATTATAGATAATTATTTGCAAGATTCTTTTATCCACAAGTTAAGTTTAGTTAATACTAGTATTTTGGTTTTATTATCTAGTTTAATATTGGCTTATCTTTATAAAATGCTGTCACCTTTTACTGGAATAATATTAACTATAGTAGCTTTAATTTTAATAGTTATTATTAGTTGTTGGGGATTGATTAACTTTAATTTATTTATTCCCCTTATACCTTTTATATTAGTTACTATCCTAAATTTAATTTTTAATAATTTGGTTGCTTACTTGCAGATAGAAAAGCGAAAAGATAGATTGCAGACTGTTTTTGCTCGTTATTTAGCTCCTGAAGTTATAGAAAGAATGGTTAACTTATCTGATAAAGATTATCTAAAAGGGGAAAGAAGAGAGATTTCAGTTTTATTTGTTGATTTAGTAGGGTTTACTAATTTTGCAGAAAATAAAACCTCAGATCAAGTTGTTAATGTGCTGAATCGTTATTTTGCAGTAATAACAGAGGAGTGTTTTAAACTAGATGGAACTTTAGATAAATTCTTAGGGGATGGAGCAATGATTTTCTTTGGGGCTCCTACTCAACAAAACGATCATGCTAATAAAGCTGTACAGTTGGCCCTAAATATCCAAGAGAAGATTGAAAACAACCCTGAATTTCCCTTACGAGTTACTATAGGGATTAATACAGGCTTGGCTTTAGTAGGTAATATTGGTTCTAAAAAAAGAAGTGATTATACGGCTATTGGGGATGTAGTAAATACTGCTGCTAGAATAGAAACAGAAGCTAAGACTAATCAAATTTTAATTGGGGAAGAAACTTATCATACTATAAAGAATAAATTTTTAGTTCAAAAAAAAGCAAAGGTTAAAGTAAAAGGTAAAGAAAAA contains:
- a CDS encoding FxsA family protein, producing MLKLVILFTIIPLVELFLLIQISIHLSSWLAIGLVGITGMLGAGLAKKQGTAVIKKINYSLSQGRMPADSVVDGLLILIGGVLLITPGLLTDISGFACILPFTRPYIKKITKGRLKKLIATGRIQFFSKDSDESQTIDIVEDNDED
- a CDS encoding CHASE2 domain-containing protein, whose protein sequence is MLKQKSWLILGLIIGIVITVIFASGLLKDLELVTYDYRLLFKSLFTVNRQDKIVIVKIDQFSLDKLGGWPWPRRYHAQLIKILNQAGAKLIGFDILFDLPSTAKEDQQLKKAVSKAQNVFLPSTLDLQVVKTLTDEEINIQQINTPLTKFKRVAAGGGYLNLLPDRDGKIRRLTIINTKKISPFSINLARSYNNVSIDLKKQDLLINFHYQTDYFKQISYSKVLNGNFTTGTFKDKIVLIGATDDALQDYLMTPLALIKGFIPGIIVQAEIIDNYLQDSFIHKLSLVNTSILVLLSSLILAYLYKMLSPFTGIILTIVALILIVIISCWGLINFNLFIPLIPFILVTILNLIFNNLVAYLQIEKRKDRLQTVFARYLAPEVIERMVNLSDKDYLKGERREISVLFVDLVGFTNFAENKTSDQVVNVLNRYFAVITEECFKLDGTLDKFLGDGAMIFFGAPTQQNDHANKAVQLALNIQEKIENNPEFPLRVTIGINTGLALVGNIGSKKRSDYTAIGDVVNTAARIETEAKTNQILIGEETYHTIKNKFLVQKKAKVKVKGKEKEVKIYQVIKEES